CTCCCCCGACATTGAGGCAGACATCGATCCGCAGTCTGAAACTGTCTCACTTCCCGTCGTCTGCAAAGTCTGCGGGAAGGCCTACCGGATGTGCTACGACTTCGCTGCTCTCTACGATCCAGAAGCCGATACCTTTGAAGAACAGATGCAGATCAACGCGCACATCCAAGCCCTCCACAATACCGTCAACAGCCTGGTCAACAACGGACAGATCAACCCCCAAGAAGCCCAGTACCTTCGGGACAACATCATCGCGGTCAAGGACCGACTCGAACAGCATCGCTCACACGAGTAGTATAAGCCGTAATTCAGTAATGACGATCGAAACCGCACACGACGCTCCCGAGACTGTCATCGCCCCGGCCGAAGAGATCCACGATTTCCTCGCGACTCGATTCGGTCGCGAAGACGTCCTCGTCGAAGTTGAGTCATCCGGCGCTGTCCAGACCACAATCAATCAGGACGCTGGGATTGAGTACCCCAGTGAATGGGACACTCCTCAAAATACCATCCCCTCGCCAACTAAGACCGCCTAATAAGGTGTCATAGAACAGTTGTCACACTATTTCTTCACCTCTCGTTCACTCAATACAACGGCCTCCTTGATTGAATCATCGAGTCGGGAACGTCCCGATTCCCGAGAACCAGAAGGAAGACCTTTCGTGGTACAGCATCCGTCACGGGGTCGCAATGTATTGGGCGAACCACGTTGACCCCACACCACGTGAAAGAACAACTCCGGTACAAAAGCGTCACGACGACGATGAAGTACCTCCACTCAGACTCGGACACCCGAGGGAGTGCGGTCGAACAAATCTGGTAATCTTCGCAGTTTTTCTCTATCTCTTTGACACCCGCAAAACTGATATATCGAGATTTACAGCTTTGATGTATGAGTGGAGACGATAGAGAGCCAATTAAGCGATATGTAACTTGTTCAAAGCCCGGTTGCGACAATCAAATTGGCCGGGAACACGATTTCTGCCCCCTACATCGAGAATAATGTCAGATGATGAGAGGCGGATGCTCCAAGGAGTTTGTAGGGAAAATGGCTGTGACAATCGCATTGGTCGGGAACACGATTACTGCTTCAAACACCGGGAGGCTTAATCTACTCCGCTATGTCTGATGATGAAGATAAACTGAGTATATCGGCTAATGTTAAAGTGTGCCTCGAAGACGACTGTGAAGCCAGCATTGGGCGAGAACACAAATTCTGTCCGAAGCACCGAAGGTGATTATGTCGGACGATGACCCCTTTGAGATAGATCGAAAGCTTAGCTTGTGTGCTAAGTCGGGATGTGACACTCCCATAGGCCGAGAACACGAATTTTGTCCAAAACACCGAGATTGAGTATGTCTGACGACGAATTTGAAACCGAGGCATTACAGAAGACCTGTGCTGAATCGGGATGTAAAACCGCAGTAGGGCGAGAACACGACTACTGCTTTGAACACCGTGAATAGTTAGATGATTTCCATAGGATTGGTATATCTCATTTTACTTGGCGCTTTTATATCCGTTCCCGCTGGTCAGATTTTGATCAATCCAGCATCGACTACCGAAGCTCCCTCCTCTGAGGATTCAATGTCGGTGGTTGATAGAACAGCATCAGAATCGGTCGCCCTGTTTGCTATCGTATTAGTGGTGATTCAGTTTATACTGGAAGATAACCAGATGGGCTACTATCAGGAACTTACGATTGGAGTTCTGACTGTCTGTGCTGGTTTCTTGATGCTCACGTTCATTCTAGAACTCTTTAGTGACATTCGAGTAGTCCTATTTCATCTACAAATCACAGCTCTCAGATACTCCGGACTGCTTCTGTTTTCTGGACTGTTTTTCCTCCTCCAATCATACCAATTGAATCCGCAAATACAGTTACTATTCGGTGTGTTCGTTCTCCTTTCGTGGGTCACTTGGATAGTCCACGAGCTGAACTACCTATTCAGAATCCAGCGTAGGGAGTGGGATAACAGAGATATAGATAGAGGTGAGTGGTTCCGCAAAGCAATTCGCAAAAAGCTCCCATCCTCGTGAGATCTGGCTCTGTTGAAATCCTCAGCATATGATATATTCTGACCCGGTTGCGGTCAATACAGACAATTAAGTAATCACTTGATGGCGACGGCGAGCGCGAAGACGCGCAGAACCAGATCAATAACCATGATTCGCGTCGGGGCGCGTCATCCCGGTCACCCAACGAGCCCGGATTTGTAGTCGTCGCGGTCGTCGGACAGTTTATCTAACCGGGCTTGCGGGAGGCGCAGCGTGAATTCCGTATTCCCAGCTGATTTCTCGTCTATGTCTGAGACGTGGCCTTCGAGCGGCTTGTCCTTGATGACTTTCGTTGTCCCGACGAAATTCGACCCGGTGTAGGTGAGCCCGCTCTCTTCGACCGTGAGCTCGACCGCTGTCACCCCCGCGGTGTGCGGCGTGCCGCTCGTCCGCCATTCCTCGACCGTTACTTTCGACCCTTTTGAGATATCCACAAAGTCTTCCATAGTAACGTCGAGCTCAACGCGATCCACGCCCTCCACGTCGTCCAGGTTCGGCGTCTCGTCGGGCGACTCAATAGCGTTGTACAGCTTCGCAGTGATCTCGTTGATATTGTCCTCGGTGACTTTGTCGCCGATTATATTAGCGAGACTCGGACTTTCCTCTTGGAGTTCTTCAAACTCCATCCCGTGCAGTAGTGGGAGAATGACGTTCTCGTCCGCTTTATTGTGCTTCTGCACGAGACCATCGAGCTCCCATTCGGACATCCCCTCGAAATACGACGGGGAGATGAGGATGACAGCGTGTTCGGATTCCGTGAGGGCGCGGTCAATTGAGGAGCGGATGTTGTCTCCAATCCCGAGTTCGACGCCGTCGTACCATACATCGAGGCCGTACGCGGTGAGTTCGTCGTAGAGCGCGTTTGCTACGGGTTTGGAATCTTCGTGCGAGTAGGAGATCATCGCGTCGTATTCTTCCTCCCGTTCCTCCGCGGATTCGCCGGTTTCAGGTTCTTCGGTCATTATCTCCCACGTTGCGTGTGATGCATTAAAAATTCACCAACCAGCACACCAGTTTGGTGACGTCCTGTTGTTATGGCCGGTATTCTTTGATGATGTCGGGTGGTTCTTGCCATTGCAGGAACCGGTGGAGTGGGTACGCGAGGAGCGCGCCGAACACCACCATTCCGGCGAGCGCCGCGATGAAGACCATCAGGAAGGCGACTAGTGCTTCGAGTGATGGGAGCGTGTACGAGGTGGTGGCAATGCCGTTCACTGTGAGCATCCCGGCAAAGAGTACGGCGGCAAAGAGCATTACGCCGATCCCGCGGGTCGTACTCCAGTTGAATGCCTCGTCGCGTATGAAGCGGTTCATGATTGCGTAAGCCGGCACGATGCTCGCGCTCACTGCAAATGCGCTGATGAGTAAGATGCTCGCCGCGGAGACGACCTCAACCATTTACTGAAGGGAGTTCTCAGGGTCAGATATTCAATTTTGTTCTGCTAGATGGCTCAAACTCTTTCTCCAAGAAGAGATCAAAATCCCATTACTCACAATTAACTTGCACACCTTACTGAGCAACGTATTCAGCCAGTCCACGCTGAAATAACTACTTTGTGAAGAGCCCTCTGAGGCCCTCACCGTCTAACCCCATCATCCCAGCAGTCTCTCGATTAACGCGTCTTTGTTTGCGGCCACGGACCTGAACCGCTTATGGCAACCCTGCAAGCAACTACCGCATCGAACCATCCAACTGTCGACCCCGACGCTGTCGAGACAATTGAAGCAATAATCGACGACTACGACTTCTACGGGAGTTTCGATTCCCTGACCATCGGCGTTGTCGAACCCAGCCAGGAGGACACTAACCCGTACCTCGAACTCTACGGGTACGTTGCCTTCGAGGTCACCAAGCCCATCCTCGACGAAGATGGGACTGTCGTTGATCGGGAAGACCACTGCACTGAGGAGTTCCTCGAACGTCTCGCGCCCCACCTTGAGGAACAACTCGTCGTGGAGACCGTCGGCTTCGAGAAGTGTCGCTTCCCGCTACTTGCCGGCCAGTGGGTCGCTTGGCCCGATGGGACTATCACCTATAATTCGTTCGATCACGCTCCCGAGAACCCGTCCGTAGAGTCGGCTACGGAAACTCCCGACGCTCGGTCTGAATCGTCCGCGTAATCCCACACCCAGCTCATCATTATGGAATCTACTGATACGGCGTCCGAGAACAACGACACTGACGAGCAAGCAGACCAGGCCGCTGAGCCGACATACATCAGTGTACAGCCAGCGTGTCCAGTCTGTCAGAACTCCAAGTTCGAATCTACCGAAGAAGGGGTGCCGAACAATTTCGACACCCACTACGTCCACGTCAGATGTGCGAGATGCAAGACCCAGCTCACCATCGAGTATCGCGCTATCGATGTCTTCTGGCACGGCGGATTCGACGGCCAGCACAGCGCCGTTTCGCAGGACCTCCTCACCCCAACCCAGAACGAGTACATCGACGAAGCATCGTATGGGGTACTTCCAGCCAGCGACCTCCTCTCATCCCTCGACTGGCCGCTCACCTGTGACTGCGGCGAGAAACTCACAGGGAACGAGCTCGTCTCCGATCCGACCGTCCTCCCCGACCACGATGTCGACTACGACGATCCCGACTGCGAGACCATCCTCTTTCGATGCGTGAACTGCGAAACCATCGTCACTGTGTAGCGTATCAAACGGCGGCTACAGAAAGTGCAGATAACAACAGCGAATCAAACGAAATGGGGTGACGAGATCGGATTAGAGGTCTCGAGTTTGAACGGTCTTCCTGTCGTTCGCTTCTGCACGACGCGCAGCATCGTCAAGGAGTTCAGCGACTTCCTCGTCGAGCACGTCGAAGAAGTCTGCCGAGACATTCATTCCGTCGAGGTGCTCTCGAATCTTCGATTGGACAATCAGGTCTGCCATACGCGTTCCTAATTCTCAGACCCTAACTTAATAATTAACGCCTCTATCGCCTGTTTTCTCTCGTCCTATATGCTCCGAGGACTCATCATGCTCGACATCGAGTCTCCCCCGTCTGGTAACTCACATATCTCACCACCATCAGATACCTCAGATACATATGATACAATCTCGGTAGAACCGGCCAAGCCTCCAACGTAACCCCTCAGTAACACTCACCCCTCCTCACAGCGCCCGCTCCGCAAACCATTCTCCACTCACCAGATGCCTCCCTCGCTCTCCTACTGGACGGTCCAGCCTGACCGCTGGACGTTCGGCGCACAGAAGCTCCGCGACTGGGTCGAATCGCAACTCGACGGTCGCGTCCTCAATGCGTGTGCTGGACGGACCCGGCTCACCCACGATGGGCGGATCGTCCGGAACGACATCAATCCCGATATCGACGCCGACTATCACGTTGACGTCCGCGACCTTCCTGACATCCTCGAGGCTGAATCGTTCGACACGATCGTCCTCGACCCGCCATTCTCGAAACGACAGAGCACGACCACCTACGACTGCGAGGAGGACACACTACCCACAGTCACCGAACTCGCTCGCGTTGTCGACGCCCTCCTGAAACCCGGTGGTCGCGTTATCCGGCTCGGTTATACGACGTCGCTTATGCCGCCTGAAGAGGAGTACACGCTCGAAGAAGTCGCCGTCTGGAATACCCTTGGCCGCCAGCACGACTGGCTCAGTGTCGTCGCTCAGAAACCCAAAAACGAGATCACGTCGGCACGCCGCCCAATACACGAAACCGACGTAGCACTCCCGAACGCAGAAGCCACCGCGTCAGGTGGCGCCGCGACCAGCGGAAATGGGAACACGCCCCTCACCCTCGAGTACATCCGCCTCAGCCCTGAGATTATGCCTCAAGCCGGCGTCGCCGACTACCTTGCCACCCACCTCTCCGGGCGTGTCCTCAACGTCTCGACGCGTGAACGGTCACTCCCCCACGACGGCCACCTTGTGCGGATGAGCGTTGACGAATCCGTCGACGCCGCGTACCACTTCGACGAGCGCGAACTCGCAGCCGAATTCGCTGCCGGCATCTTCAACACCGTCCTCGTGGACCTCCCGAGTGAGGCGTTCCAGCAGACCACCGATTACGCTGGCCGCACTACTGGCCGGGATACAGCACTCAAACAGGAACTCCATCCACTCATCGCCGCGGGCGGCCAGATAATCCAAGTCGGCCACACCGCGACCTGTATGCCGCAGCGCCTCGACTATCGTCGCTCCCACGTCGCCGTCATCGAGCATCCCTGCGTCGAGCAGGACTGGATCATCAGTATAGACATGAAACAGAACACGGGACTCGATGTCCACGCGACCGACCGCTCACCCCTGGACATCCACGTGCCCGACTCAGACGCCGAGGCACAGCACTCGTGTATTCGGTGTGGCGAGGGCTGGTATCTCCACCCCTCCTGGTACGTCGACTGTCCTACCTGCGGAGCGCGACCCGAGAACTACTGCGTCACCGACGACGACACCATCCTTTACCGCCCACACTCCGAGCGCCTTGACTACCTCGAAGAGCACCACA
This genomic window from Natronomonas marina contains:
- a CDS encoding DUF1931 domain-containing protein, which produces MADLIVQSKIREHLDGMNVSADFFDVLDEEVAELLDDAARRAEANDRKTVQTRDL
- a CDS encoding toll/interleukin-1 receptor domain-containing protein — translated: MTEEPETGESAEEREEEYDAMISYSHEDSKPVANALYDELTAYGLDVWYDGVELGIGDNIRSSIDRALTESEHAVILISPSYFEGMSEWELDGLVQKHNKADENVILPLLHGMEFEELQEESPSLANIIGDKVTEDNINEITAKLYNAIESPDETPNLDDVEGVDRVELDVTMEDFVDISKGSKVTVEEWRTSGTPHTAGVTAVELTVEESGLTYTGSNFVGTTKVIKDKPLEGHVSDIDEKSAGNTEFTLRLPQARLDKLSDDRDDYKSGLVG